The genomic DNA GTCATCGCGCGCGATTGCTGGCGCCGCACCGCGCCGGCCGCCCGAACGCAGCGGCGCGCGGGGACGGCCGCCGACCGTGTTCGCCCGCGCCGCTGCGCGCAGCAATATCCCGACACCGCGCGCAAGGCCTCGGCAGACGACCCGCCCGCGAGGCCCGATGATGCAGCCATCGACACCACGGGAGGAGCATCATGAAATACCGCACCATCGCCACCATGCAGGTCTCCGCGCTCGGCCTGGGCTGCATGGGCATGTCCGAGTTCTACGGCGCCACCGACGCGGCGCAGTCGCTGCGCACGCTGGAGGCGGCGTACCACGCCGGCGTGACCCTGTTCGACACCGCCGAATCGTACGGCAACGGCGACAACGAGCGCCTGCTGGGCCGCTTCCTGGCGGGTCGGCGCCAGCGCGTGCAGGTCGCCACCAAGTGCGGCATCGTGCGCGAACCGGGCCAGTACGAACGCCGCATCGACAACTCGCCCGCGTACATCCGCCAGGCCGTGGAGGGCTCGCTGGCACGCCTGGGCACCGAGACGATCGACCTGTACTACGTGCACCGCATCGACCCGAACGCGGCACTGGAGGAGACCATCGGCACGCTGGCGGACCTCGTCGACGCAGGCAAGGTGCGCGCCATCGGCTTGTGCGAGGTGACGCCCGCCACGCTGCGGCGCGCCGCCGCCGTGCACCCGATCGCCGCCGTGCAGAGCGAGTACTCGCTGTGGACGCGGGATCCCGAGGACGGCCTGCTGGAAGCCTGCGCCGAACTGGGGACCGCGTTCTGCGCCTACAGCCCGCTGGGCCGCGGCTTCCTGACCGGGAAATTCGATGCGGCCACGCCGCTGGCGCCAAACGACTTCCGCAGCTTCAACCCGCGCTTCACGGGCGAGAACCTGCAGGCCAACCTGAAGATCGCCGAGACGGTGCGCCGGCTCGCCGCGCAAAAGGGCTGCACGCCGGCCCAGCTGGCGCTGGCCTGGCTGCTGGCGCAAGGCGAGCACGTGATTCCCATTCCCGGCACCAAGCGCGAGGCCTACCTGCGCGAGAACCTGGGCGCCGTGGACCTGACGTTGACGCCGGTGGAGGTGGCGGCGATCGGTGCCGCGCTGCCGCCGGGGATCGCGGCGGGACAGCGCTACAGCGCGGAAGGCATGAAGGGCCTGAACGCTTGAGCGTGGGGTGAATGGCGGCGTTGCCAGGCCAGCGGTTCGCGCCGATAATCGCGGTCACTTCACGACATCGACCTCGCATGGATAATCTCACCGCTGTCCGCACCTTCCTGCGCGTGGTGGAAACGGGCAGCTTCGCCCGCGCCGCCGATACGCTGCAACTGCCGCGCAATACCGTCACCAAGCTGGTGCAGCAACTCGAGGCGCACCTGCGCATCAAGCTGTTGAACCGCACCACGCGACGCGTATCGCCCACCAGCGACGGCACGGCCTATTACGAACGGATGGTGCGGCTGGTGGAGGAATGGGACGAGGTGGAAGACGAGCTGGCGCGCGCCCGCAGCCACCCGCGCGGCCGCCTGCGGGTGGACATGGGCACCACCGTCGCCTCGCTGCTGCTGATCCCCTCGCTG from Pseudoduganella armeniaca includes the following:
- a CDS encoding aldo/keto reductase — translated: MKYRTIATMQVSALGLGCMGMSEFYGATDAAQSLRTLEAAYHAGVTLFDTAESYGNGDNERLLGRFLAGRRQRVQVATKCGIVREPGQYERRIDNSPAYIRQAVEGSLARLGTETIDLYYVHRIDPNAALEETIGTLADLVDAGKVRAIGLCEVTPATLRRAAAVHPIAAVQSEYSLWTRDPEDGLLEACAELGTAFCAYSPLGRGFLTGKFDAATPLAPNDFRSFNPRFTGENLQANLKIAETVRRLAAQKGCTPAQLALAWLLAQGEHVIPIPGTKREAYLRENLGAVDLTLTPVEVAAIGAALPPGIAAGQRYSAEGMKGLNA